In Fluviispira sanaruensis, a genomic segment contains:
- a CDS encoding 3-dehydroquinate synthase family protein produces the protein MQNYAYIESNLESNIYFNNNLVPGKGIEFSTELDIPSPYYFGYKIENILLKNLEKIEFDKLFFLTEESVFNIYGESLYKKIKNKFPNTFLNILLSGEQNKYFKNLEELCEQLIEQNISKKSVLIGFGGGGVGNLVGLTAGLIYRGIRFIEIPTTFTGQTDSTLSNKQAVNGKRGKNHFGLYHSPIFIIGDTYYLHTEPKNARRAGIIEGIKNGLISNENFFTYLYENLAFYNAENAFKNNDLALKIIQSKLEILRKDPSEKHYGIILEYGHTFGHALEWLMKGKILHGDAVSFGMRIAAELSNEIGLLSKEEVILHYDIIENKLGYKDPFPAEITSDMLLEAMINDNKKTGRELRFVLLEKIGKCYNPEGDYLVTIDLNIVKKVLDNYILKNRI, from the coding sequence ATGCAAAATTACGCTTACATAGAGTCAAACTTAGAATCAAATATTTATTTTAATAACAACTTAGTGCCTGGTAAGGGAATTGAATTTTCAACTGAACTGGATATTCCATCCCCGTACTATTTCGGATATAAAATCGAGAATATTTTATTGAAAAATTTAGAAAAAATAGAATTTGATAAATTGTTCTTTTTGACGGAAGAGTCCGTATTTAATATCTACGGTGAATCTTTATATAAAAAAATAAAAAATAAATTTCCTAATACATTTTTAAATATACTCCTTTCGGGAGAACAAAATAAATATTTTAAAAATCTTGAAGAACTATGCGAACAATTAATTGAACAAAATATCTCAAAGAAATCTGTATTAATTGGGTTTGGAGGCGGTGGCGTTGGCAACTTAGTTGGTCTGACTGCAGGGCTCATTTATAGAGGAATTCGTTTTATTGAAATTCCTACAACATTTACTGGTCAGACAGATAGCACTTTAAGCAATAAGCAAGCTGTAAACGGAAAGAGAGGAAAAAATCACTTTGGTCTTTATCATTCTCCCATATTCATAATCGGTGATACTTATTACCTTCATACTGAACCTAAAAATGCAAGAAGAGCTGGTATTATTGAAGGAATAAAAAATGGACTTATCTCAAATGAAAATTTCTTTACTTATTTATATGAAAATTTAGCATTTTATAATGCAGAAAATGCTTTTAAGAACAATGATCTTGCATTAAAAATCATTCAGTCAAAACTTGAAATTTTGCGAAAAGATCCTTCTGAAAAACATTATGGAATCATATTAGAATATGGACATACTTTTGGCCATGCTCTTGAATGGCTCATGAAAGGTAAAATCTTACATGGGGATGCCGTTTCTTTTGGTATGAGAATTGCAGCGGAATTATCTAATGAGATTGGTTTACTTTCAAAAGAAGAGGTCATTTTACATTATGATATTATAGAAAATAAATTGGGATATAAAGATCCTTTTCCTGCTGAAATAACGTCTGACATGTTACTTGAAGCAATGATTAATGATAATAAGAAAACAGGTAGAGAATTGCGTTTTGTTTTATTAGAAAAAATCGGAAAATGCTACAATCCTGAAGGTGATTATCTTGTCACTATTGATCTAAACATAGTAAAAAAAGTCTTAGACAATTATATTTTAAAAAATAGGATATAA
- a CDS encoding sugar phosphate isomerase/epimerase family protein → MYSVLNITKDYDADNSKMSSTIGHEEEDFLQSCKLANKYEYIGINIDLEKPKYSIYEMKNILKDYGLIATSFHFTVKLSGSDIEFYESLEKFTMQAESASKIGCKIALNYIPPFSNKLNFDSLFKLYVKRLILVKNILIDNDIKIAFEFIGPTETRVYAKYDFIHTIDGVRCLISAADLYQNAGFKLDVHHWQHSGSSLLDLQHLDLENIIYLELNDGLTGYNQFTIPEFKRALPLKTGVNDVKGFLMTLYNKGFRGPVAIEPWNEELASMNLEVAIKQAKMSLNECFKLINL, encoded by the coding sequence ATGTATTCAGTTTTAAATATAACAAAAGACTACGATGCTGATAATAGTAAAATGAGTTCAACTATTGGACATGAAGAAGAAGATTTTTTGCAGTCTTGTAAACTTGCAAATAAATATGAATACATTGGAATTAATATAGATTTAGAAAAACCAAAATATTCTATTTATGAAATGAAAAATATTTTAAAAGATTATGGCTTGATTGCAACTTCATTCCATTTTACGGTAAAATTATCTGGCAGCGATATAGAGTTTTATGAAAGTTTAGAAAAATTCACAATGCAAGCTGAAAGTGCTTCAAAAATAGGATGTAAAATTGCATTAAACTATATTCCCCCTTTTTCAAATAAATTAAATTTTGATTCCTTATTTAAACTATATGTAAAAAGGTTGATTTTGGTTAAAAATATTTTAATAGATAATGACATAAAGATTGCTTTTGAATTTATTGGACCAACTGAAACACGAGTTTATGCAAAATATGATTTTATTCACACAATTGATGGTGTCAGATGTTTAATAAGTGCGGCTGATCTATATCAAAATGCTGGTTTTAAATTAGATGTACATCATTGGCAACATAGTGGATCTTCACTCCTCGATCTTCAGCACTTGGATTTAGAAAATATTATTTATTTAGAATTAAATGATGGTTTAACTGGATACAATCAATTTACTATTCCAGAATTTAAAAGAGCATTGCCTTTAAAAACAGGCGTTAATGATGTTAAAGGTTTTTTAATGACCTTATATAATAAAGGCTTTAGAGGACCTGTAGCTATAGAGCCTTGGAATGAAGAGCTGGCTTCAATGAACTTGGAGGTGGCGATTAAGCAAGCTAAAATGTCTCTTAACGAATGCTTTAAGTTAATTAATTTATAA
- a CDS encoding phosphatidylinositol-specific phospholipase C domain-containing protein, with protein sequence MFKINKNKSIIVLSTLLHSSLAFSASKTKYLYINNFSNTNISNLQTEKVDSSDWDGVSRPDKNINGKSLAAGQRISEREEINTYNNTHCFNLNINMKDEIPNIRICMDSDWTNQNWRTLYIGNKYDVVSYGQANDVYIDVINHVDLQNWTSNLPDSMLITKMSIPGTHDSSTWHYNNFIMNSFVRTQRTSSTFFAQLDEGIRFFDIRVKPEKDYVWSLYHAKFYLGISFNQFLENISEWLVKHPAETIFVSIKEDVSNIGAPSNNEILSKYINDYSIKIKWQLDVNDSTTLAHTRGKLILLNRFSETPGINLKPWPDDVPNGSFISNSFRVWLQDSYRSGGSDKSNAILRFMYNHFKSPSSDLKFNFMSSSTSSCLFKPQVCKNSFMPLVNFAINQNSENSSGSYSDIKYFPNGIIPMDFYDIEFLRLIAAMNHINF encoded by the coding sequence TTGTTCAAAATAAATAAAAATAAATCAATTATTGTTTTATCGACTTTATTGCATTCTAGTTTAGCTTTTTCAGCTTCTAAAACTAAATATTTATATATAAATAATTTTTCAAATACAAATATTTCTAATTTGCAAACAGAAAAAGTTGATAGTTCAGATTGGGATGGCGTATCTCGCCCAGACAAAAATATTAATGGTAAATCTTTAGCTGCGGGTCAGAGAATATCAGAGCGTGAAGAAATTAACACTTATAATAATACGCATTGCTTTAATTTAAATATAAATATGAAAGATGAGATCCCAAATATAAGAATTTGCATGGATTCTGATTGGACGAACCAGAATTGGCGAACATTGTACATTGGAAATAAATATGATGTCGTGAGCTATGGTCAAGCAAATGATGTTTATATTGATGTTATAAACCATGTTGATTTACAAAATTGGACTTCAAACTTACCAGATAGCATGCTTATTACAAAAATGAGTATACCAGGAACACACGATTCTAGTACATGGCATTATAATAATTTCATAATGAATTCATTTGTCAGAACCCAGAGAACGAGTTCTACTTTTTTTGCTCAATTAGATGAAGGAATCCGTTTTTTTGATATTCGTGTGAAACCAGAGAAAGACTATGTTTGGTCATTATATCATGCAAAGTTTTATTTGGGTATTTCGTTTAATCAATTTTTGGAAAATATCAGTGAATGGTTAGTTAAACATCCAGCCGAGACAATATTTGTAAGCATAAAAGAAGATGTGAGTAATATTGGAGCTCCTTCAAATAATGAAATTTTATCAAAATATATAAATGATTATTCTATTAAAATTAAATGGCAATTAGATGTAAATGATTCGACCACTCTTGCTCATACTCGTGGGAAATTAATACTGCTGAATCGCTTTAGTGAAACTCCAGGTATTAATTTAAAACCTTGGCCAGATGATGTCCCTAACGGTTCTTTTATTTCAAATAGCTTTAGGGTTTGGTTACAGGATTCCTATCGCTCTGGCGGAAGTGATAAATCGAATGCAATTTTAAGATTCATGTACAATCATTTTAAATCTCCGAGTAGCGACTTAAAATTTAATTTTATGTCTTCATCTACTTCATCATGCTTATTTAAACCACAAGTTTGCAAAAATAGCTTTATGCCTCTAGTAAATTTTGCAATCAATCAAAACTCCGAGAACTCATCCGGAAGTTACTCAGATATAAAATACTTTCCAAATGGAATTATTCCTATGGATTTTTATGATATAGAATTTTTGCGTTTAATTGCCGCAATGAATCATATTAATTTTTAG
- a CDS encoding peptidase inhibitor family I36 protein: protein MQIKTLLLSSVFSLNSFSSIAQAQTDLNIQPQIADTVCAQLFMDINYGGDSLIAWGKDTSNQWIGRYFNDETSSVLVSPGCSITLYQDWNFGGKSLTLYGNTSWIGSEFNDETSSYKCSCN from the coding sequence ATGCAAATCAAAACTCTGTTACTTTCATCAGTATTTTCATTAAACTCTTTTAGTTCAATTGCTCAAGCTCAAACAGATTTAAATATTCAGCCTCAAATTGCTGATACTGTTTGTGCCCAACTTTTTATGGATATTAATTACGGAGGAGATTCTCTCATTGCATGGGGTAAGGATACTAGTAATCAATGGATAGGACGCTATTTTAACGATGAAACATCTTCTGTTTTAGTTTCTCCAGGCTGCAGTATCACTTTATATCAAGATTGGAATTTTGGAGGAAAATCTCTAACTTTATATGGGAATACTTCTTGGATAGGATCAGAATTTAACGATGAAACATCGTCGTACAAGTGTAGTTGCAATTAG
- a CDS encoding substrate-binding periplasmic protein — translation MLNKRFIFFICTIYSSSISANNLIINTQEWPPYQYFKGNKFDGSATTVVECVLKKMKLKYQIRVLPWKRAQEEVKLGQAQAFYSAGITDERNSYATPTNKIATYKWYWYLKSNSSFQPNLKGFKEKAEVAAKLGTGPETFLIEQKYNLVSSPKDISNLFDMLEAKRFDAFLSPSEPAIDEMRKRNWNESKFKIIFHSENDLVFYFSKKFVANNKNVVNQFNSFIKKCTF, via the coding sequence ATGCTAAATAAAAGATTTATATTTTTCATTTGTACAATATATTCTTCTTCAATTTCTGCAAATAATTTAATTATAAATACTCAAGAATGGCCTCCATATCAATATTTTAAAGGAAATAAATTTGATGGCTCTGCAACAACGGTTGTAGAATGTGTATTAAAAAAAATGAAATTGAAATATCAAATTAGAGTTCTGCCTTGGAAAAGAGCACAGGAAGAAGTTAAACTAGGTCAAGCTCAAGCTTTTTATTCAGCAGGAATAACTGATGAGAGAAATAGTTATGCGACTCCTACTAATAAAATAGCGACTTATAAATGGTATTGGTATTTGAAAAGTAACTCATCTTTTCAACCGAATTTAAAAGGCTTTAAAGAAAAAGCTGAAGTTGCTGCAAAATTAGGAACTGGACCGGAAACATTTTTAATTGAACAAAAATATAATCTAGTTTCATCACCAAAGGATATTAGTAATCTCTTTGATATGCTTGAGGCAAAGCGATTTGATGCTTTTCTGTCTCCAAGTGAGCCAGCAATTGATGAGATGAGAAAAAGAAATTGGAATGAGAGCAAATTCAAAATAATTTTTCATTCTGAAAATGATTTAGTATTCTATTTTTCAAAAAAATTTGTTGCAAATAATAAAAATGTTGTGAATCAATTTAATTCTTTTATAAAAAAATGTACTTTTTAA
- a CDS encoding SemiSWEET family transporter, translated as MLSKEKLFEYYMFCIGPIGNLMFYFQAYEMFTSKHSGSVSLIGFTISILALNSWLFYGIYIKNKPLIIANAVGALGAILVVFEIIFYPKY; from the coding sequence ATGCTTAGTAAAGAAAAATTATTTGAATATTATATGTTTTGTATTGGGCCCATAGGAAATTTGATGTTTTATTTTCAAGCGTATGAAATGTTTACATCGAAACACTCTGGTTCTGTTTCACTAATAGGATTTACTATCAGTATTCTAGCTTTAAATAGTTGGTTATTTTATGGGATCTATATTAAAAATAAACCATTAATTATTGCTAATGCTGTAGGTGCTTTAGGTGCAATTTTAGTGGTTTTCGAAATCATTTTTTATCCAAAATATTAA
- a CDS encoding ZrgA family zinc uptake protein, which translates to MNQKSLSTTLLISLLTCLPAFSKIEESVAETHHRTAELDVSLGFFNKKKANIHIRIPTQQAFGFEGKATTPEQEEKVNSVLDNLKQNFSQIISTGVGCNYEISGVDKFAFASEKSDEYRKGEMKKTKTEYWVLQADINISCNKNLKNQKMLINFEKLFKDIDRVSVRLNGSGKRVFIIDNPNGEFSL; encoded by the coding sequence ATGAATCAAAAATCGTTATCGACCACTTTATTAATATCACTTCTTACATGCTTACCTGCATTTAGTAAAATAGAAGAATCGGTTGCTGAAACTCATCATCGAACAGCAGAATTGGATGTTAGCCTTGGATTTTTTAACAAAAAAAAAGCAAATATACACATCCGTATTCCTACTCAACAAGCATTTGGTTTTGAAGGAAAAGCTACGACTCCAGAACAAGAAGAAAAAGTAAATAGCGTGCTCGATAATCTTAAACAAAATTTTTCCCAAATAATATCTACCGGAGTGGGATGCAATTATGAAATAAGTGGAGTAGATAAATTTGCTTTTGCCTCCGAAAAATCTGATGAATATAGAAAAGGAGAAATGAAAAAAACAAAGACCGAGTATTGGGTATTGCAAGCAGATATTAATATTTCTTGTAATAAAAATCTTAAAAATCAAAAAATGTTAATAAATTTTGAAAAACTTTTTAAAGATATAGATAGAGTTTCTGTCAGATTAAACGGCTCTGGCAAAAGAGTATTTATAATAGATAATCCAAACGGAGAATTTTCTTTATAA
- a CDS encoding N-acetylmuramoyl-L-alanine amidase, which translates to MKFPASAICIIATIIISCGKSTDYIVDKSYQIDDKNSSRGQNERASSLIFHYTALPFEESLRVLTAGAVSAHWLVPENGNKIYKLVDENKRAYHAGISTWKGRTNINDTSVGVEIVNLGFMCLDGNADCTKEKRKWFPYPEEQQTLIVELAKDIQKRFQIDPLCVVAHSDIAVGRKSDPGPLFPWKLLAENGVGSWVTENEIIREIQNINKNIHSDISRLLVQIRLYEFGYEIKNLNVSDNFVLDKMKKNYGYDAKKIQISDLSALSEFNKYISDEDIFDPKLTDQAIDSFLMHYLPEEYLSNKIPENKKILATLQALLIKYPNRARIGCGF; encoded by the coding sequence ATGAAATTCCCTGCAAGTGCAATCTGCATAATAGCAACTATTATTATAAGTTGTGGAAAATCAACAGATTATATTGTAGATAAGAGTTATCAAATAGATGATAAAAACTCTTCAAGAGGACAAAATGAGAGAGCGAGTTCTCTCATTTTTCATTATACAGCATTGCCCTTTGAAGAATCTCTTCGAGTTCTTACGGCAGGAGCGGTTAGTGCCCATTGGCTTGTTCCTGAAAATGGAAATAAAATTTATAAACTCGTAGACGAGAATAAACGTGCGTATCATGCAGGTATTAGCACATGGAAGGGTAGGACAAATATTAATGATACTTCCGTAGGTGTCGAAATAGTTAATTTAGGTTTTATGTGCTTAGATGGGAATGCGGATTGTACCAAAGAGAAGAGAAAATGGTTTCCCTATCCAGAGGAACAGCAAACATTAATTGTTGAGCTTGCTAAAGATATTCAAAAACGTTTTCAAATTGATCCTTTGTGTGTTGTAGCGCATTCTGATATTGCGGTAGGAAGAAAATCGGATCCGGGTCCTCTTTTTCCGTGGAAGTTACTTGCTGAAAATGGTGTTGGTTCTTGGGTAACAGAGAATGAAATTATAAGAGAAATTCAAAATATCAATAAAAATATTCACAGCGATATTTCAAGATTGCTTGTCCAAATTAGATTGTATGAATTTGGATATGAAATTAAAAATTTGAATGTTTCTGACAATTTTGTATTGGATAAAATGAAAAAAAATTATGGATACGATGCAAAAAAAATTCAAATTTCTGATTTGAGTGCGTTAAGTGAATTTAATAAATATATATCAGACGAAGATATTTTTGATCCAAAATTAACGGATCAAGCTATTGATTCTTTTTTAATGCACTATTTACCAGAAGAATATTTATCAAATAAAATTCCAGAAAATAAAAAAATCCTTGCAACCCTTCAAGCTCTGCTTATTAAATATCCAAACAGAGCAAGAATAGGCTGTGGATTTTAG
- a CDS encoding IS701 family transposase: protein MKIANIKDLSLKVSQFIDGFRSVFKRNDRVHWCKTYIYGLILDGERKSIGAMASRISNANEQSLQQFVNQSQWSFHELIISLNKYMINRLKMNEFIFSLDDTSLPKKGDESVGVSRQYCGVQGKISNCQVIVTLHAISNKIHFPVTARLYLPDGWIKNSKKLDKVKVPLEERNFKEKWRIALDLIDESIQLFKIKSLVFDAAYGCNRNFLNELDKRKINFVGHIRNNEKFWSKNIPIKSVVPRKRNLQTKLRDYDNPVDNRYKPRSALRIAEELFSKGSNIKIIQIRRKNENIKVEYVATRVMECISRPWQKVGKERWLLVEKRKDGVLKYYISNYSKTYPKDEIIELMHKRWKIEQGYQILKEELGLDHYEGRSWLGLHHHIALCFLAYYFINEFDKKKLEISFSAVRRYINRIFQTIFCPFCDNTFPCFPKLILNTS from the coding sequence ATGAAAATAGCAAATATAAAAGATCTTTCATTAAAAGTTTCACAATTTATCGATGGTTTTAGATCGGTTTTTAAAAGAAATGATAGAGTACATTGGTGTAAAACTTACATATATGGATTGATATTAGATGGCGAGAGAAAATCTATAGGAGCAATGGCATCAAGAATTTCAAATGCAAATGAACAGTCTTTACAGCAATTTGTTAATCAAAGTCAATGGTCTTTTCATGAGCTTATTATAAGTTTAAATAAATATATGATTAATAGACTGAAAATGAATGAATTTATTTTTTCTCTCGATGATACAAGTCTTCCAAAAAAGGGGGATGAGAGTGTTGGTGTATCAAGACAATATTGTGGAGTTCAAGGTAAGATTTCTAACTGTCAAGTAATTGTTACCTTACATGCGATTTCTAATAAAATACATTTTCCAGTTACTGCAAGGCTATATTTGCCAGATGGATGGATTAAAAATTCAAAAAAATTAGATAAAGTAAAAGTACCTTTAGAGGAAAGAAACTTCAAAGAAAAGTGGAGAATAGCACTTGATTTGATTGATGAAAGCATCCAGTTATTCAAAATAAAATCATTAGTTTTTGACGCAGCTTATGGGTGTAATAGAAATTTTCTAAATGAACTTGATAAGAGAAAAATAAATTTTGTAGGACATATTAGAAATAACGAGAAATTTTGGTCAAAGAATATTCCAATAAAAAGTGTAGTTCCGAGAAAACGCAATTTACAAACAAAACTTAGAGATTATGACAATCCTGTAGATAATAGATATAAGCCCCGCTCTGCTTTAAGGATAGCAGAAGAGTTATTTTCAAAAGGAAGTAATATCAAAATAATTCAAATCCGACGGAAAAATGAAAATATAAAAGTAGAATATGTTGCTACAAGAGTTATGGAATGTATTTCAAGACCTTGGCAAAAAGTTGGAAAAGAAAGATGGCTTCTAGTTGAAAAAAGAAAAGATGGAGTTTTAAAATATTATATTTCAAATTATTCAAAAACTTATCCAAAAGATGAAATAATAGAACTCATGCATAAAAGATGGAAAATTGAACAGGGATACCAGATTTTAAAAGAAGAATTGGGTCTTGATCATTATGAAGGGCGTTCGTGGTTAGGATTGCATCACCATATAGCTTTATGCTTTTTAGCATATTATTTTATAAATGAATTCGATAAAAAAAAACTTGAGATCTCATTTTCTGCTGTAAGGCGATATATAAATCGTATTTTTCAAACTATTTTTTGTCCATTTTGTGATAATACTTTTCCTTGCTTTCCTAAGCTTATTTTAAATACTTCTTAG
- a CDS encoding TIGR02391 family protein yields the protein MKKSSSLSSFSEGAIESIAKLLGDVGSGSDISRVLNERNIEDDSGHSTKWRRLYHVFLTAQKKYNCPNHILDFIKSYLTPARFVGRSDEFEKTRRELNAIISFEGLEYGEDGNFRIIKAVSTLSEAEQRLNTIRKKFQGRNLHYEVLKYCKTELLQNNYFHAVFEASKGLAQRVRELSGISLDGSALVDKVFSIDLPYLAINSLQSETERSEHKGFAALLKGCFAAVRNPLAHEPKILWNGEEDAADYLSLISLLHRKLDCAVTTHLKRE from the coding sequence GTGAAGAAATCAAGTTCATTATCTTCATTTTCAGAAGGAGCTATAGAGAGCATAGCTAAGCTATTGGGAGATGTTGGATCTGGCTCTGACATATCTAGAGTTTTAAATGAAAGAAATATAGAGGATGATTCAGGGCATTCGACAAAATGGAGACGTTTATATCATGTTTTTCTAACTGCACAGAAAAAATATAATTGTCCAAACCATATCTTAGATTTTATTAAATCATATCTTACGCCAGCACGTTTTGTAGGAAGATCCGATGAATTTGAAAAAACACGCCGAGAATTAAATGCTATTATTTCATTTGAAGGTTTAGAATATGGTGAAGATGGAAATTTTAGAATAATAAAAGCAGTGTCAACACTTTCTGAAGCAGAGCAACGTTTAAATACAATAAGAAAGAAATTTCAAGGAAGAAACTTACATTATGAAGTCTTAAAGTATTGTAAGACAGAGTTACTTCAAAATAATTATTTTCATGCAGTATTCGAAGCTTCAAAAGGACTTGCTCAACGTGTACGAGAATTATCGGGCATATCTCTTGATGGTTCAGCTTTAGTTGATAAAGTTTTCTCAATAGATTTACCATATTTAGCAATTAATTCACTGCAAAGCGAAACAGAACGTTCTGAACATAAAGGTTTTGCTGCTTTATTAAAAGGTTGTTTTGCAGCAGTTAGAAATCCACTTGCTCATGAACCAAAAATTCTATGGAATGGTGAAGAGGATGCTGCTGATTACTTATCATTAATTTCATTATTACATCGTAAACTTGATTGTGCAGTTACTACACATTTAAAAAGAGAATAA
- a CDS encoding YcaO-like family protein — MIENGYLIQDAFFQSKECDYLVSKMKSYVNKKFDSVTVLNQADLIVPEINDFLNCEKLINLVEHHMNNKVILASSEFYVHSLQRKPYYDSLQISSEPKNKILSVWIALDDVTPVNGPMYYYPKSHVRNYVSLKERVDNAKYTVINTSAFFDSIYDEDLRDFNFNKNIRKVFLPKKGDLMLMHGNLIHGESDIYNFSKTRPSLIGYFLIKNEKNYFYSDYPVTKVAKTFEQPRQGLLPKILLTDYTDIQNQEITPERAITTTNAIQNLFMFLKDNQFQIDLNSIGEKIISYECKIKQSNLVNSYGYGKGSTQVQSMASAMFESFEHLIGKGFFVNEETTLYISVKEAFQNWVCFPEKILEKCKNNEEPLLWDIFNGFNIKENLIVPSIILDTPGGNRSQIGNFPFGELDGAYSNSGTASGSTYEEAILHSLNELIERDAHSLLLLKTFCRNKPCNLKIIDKVTLPEKLGSLLLECEAEVGSSFTLINMTTDFNLPAIACFAHSVEGTMRPLLGFGCSPSADYAIERAILETVQTWHSYLRDKESFLVKWNSIDKNAEIFPRIKYASQENYQAIIDKGFYEIINYSTLSKLSEIHFSINGSNLNISFVLDKIVGIFSNMAMHIYVKKLFSDKKTGITCVRSIVRELEIFNLVTVGLITAPGNRGIKALQD, encoded by the coding sequence ATGATAGAAAATGGGTATCTAATTCAAGATGCATTCTTCCAATCTAAAGAGTGTGATTATCTGGTAAGTAAAATGAAATCATATGTTAATAAAAAATTTGATTCCGTAACTGTTTTAAACCAAGCAGATTTAATTGTTCCCGAAATTAATGATTTCCTAAATTGTGAAAAACTGATAAATTTAGTTGAACATCATATGAACAATAAGGTAATTCTTGCTTCTTCAGAGTTTTATGTACATAGCCTTCAAAGAAAACCTTATTATGACTCCCTTCAAATCTCTAGTGAACCTAAAAATAAAATTTTAAGTGTTTGGATTGCTCTTGATGATGTTACTCCAGTAAATGGACCTATGTATTATTATCCAAAATCCCATGTAAGAAATTATGTCTCTTTAAAAGAAAGAGTTGATAATGCAAAATACACAGTTATAAATACTAGCGCATTTTTTGACTCAATATATGATGAAGATTTAAGAGATTTTAATTTTAACAAAAATATTCGAAAAGTCTTTCTTCCGAAAAAAGGGGATCTGATGCTCATGCATGGAAATTTAATTCATGGAGAATCAGACATTTATAATTTTTCTAAAACGAGACCTTCTTTGATAGGTTATTTTCTTATTAAAAATGAAAAAAATTATTTTTATTCCGATTATCCAGTAACAAAAGTAGCAAAAACATTTGAGCAACCAAGACAAGGTTTATTGCCTAAAATACTTTTAACAGATTACACTGATATTCAGAATCAAGAAATAACCCCAGAAAGGGCAATAACTACAACAAATGCAATTCAAAATTTATTTATGTTTCTTAAAGATAATCAATTTCAAATAGATTTGAACTCAATAGGAGAAAAAATAATTTCTTATGAGTGTAAAATTAAACAATCTAATTTAGTAAATTCATATGGATATGGTAAAGGAAGCACTCAAGTTCAAAGTATGGCAAGTGCTATGTTTGAATCATTTGAACATCTTATTGGTAAAGGGTTTTTTGTAAATGAAGAAACAACTCTATATATTTCAGTTAAAGAAGCATTCCAAAATTGGGTCTGTTTTCCTGAAAAAATATTAGAAAAATGCAAAAATAATGAAGAGCCTCTTTTATGGGATATTTTTAATGGATTTAATATAAAAGAAAATTTAATTGTTCCAAGTATTATTTTAGATACTCCTGGAGGAAATCGTTCTCAAATAGGTAATTTTCCGTTTGGTGAATTAGATGGGGCATATTCAAATTCAGGTACTGCTTCTGGTTCCACTTATGAAGAAGCTATATTACATTCTTTAAATGAATTGATTGAAAGGGATGCTCACTCTCTTTTACTTTTAAAGACATTTTGCAGAAATAAACCTTGCAATTTAAAGATTATCGATAAAGTTACTTTGCCTGAAAAATTGGGATCTCTTCTTTTAGAATGTGAGGCTGAAGTTGGTTCTTCTTTTACTTTAATAAATATGACTACAGATTTTAATTTACCAGCAATAGCATGTTTTGCTCATAGTGTGGAAGGCACTATGAGGCCTTTATTAGGATTTGGCTGTTCGCCAAGTGCTGATTATGCAATTGAAAGGGCTATTTTAGAGACAGTTCAAACTTGGCATAGCTACTTAAGAGATAAAGAGAGTTTTCTTGTTAAATGGAATAGTATTGATAAAAATGCAGAAATCTTCCCAAGAATTAAATATGCTTCACAGGAAAATTATCAAGCAATAATTGATAAAGGATTTTATGAAATTATAAATTATAGTACTTTAAGTAAATTATCTGAAATCCATTTTAGTATTAATGGATCAAATTTAAATATTTCATTCGTTTTAGATAAAATTGTAGGAATATTTTCAAATATGGCAATGCATATTTATGTTAAGAAATTATTTAGTGATAAAAAAACTGGAATTACTTGTGTGAGAAGTATTGTAAGAGAATTAGAAATTTTTAATCTTGTTACAGTTGGGCTTATTACAGCACCAGGAAATAGAGGAATTAAAGCTTTGCAGGATTAA